The proteins below are encoded in one region of Legionella antarctica:
- a CDS encoding SPOR domain-containing protein: MARQYGNKRSTPQRSSASHQVLVIIVTFLLGYLTASVFDVGSISSWMNTQVLAHKQVKQKPIKAEKQQAQLPPKPKFEFYTLLANEKTTGVAAQSNANNRRDRPSASAAQITSSAAVTTAAVHPVIKQPVNLQQKGLAKVAEAEPIPQPQESKGIFLVQVASFKVRQDAEHMKGMLILKGFNVKVVPVQARGIWFRVVVGPYSNRALAQKAQETLARNERLRGMVTSAG; this comes from the coding sequence ATGGCAAGACAATATGGCAATAAACGCTCTACTCCACAACGCAGTAGCGCGTCGCATCAGGTTCTCGTAATTATTGTAACTTTTTTATTAGGATATTTAACGGCTTCTGTTTTTGATGTGGGATCCATAAGTAGTTGGATGAATACTCAGGTGCTAGCCCATAAGCAAGTGAAACAAAAACCAATTAAAGCGGAAAAACAACAAGCACAATTACCACCCAAGCCGAAATTTGAATTTTATACTCTGCTCGCCAATGAAAAAACTACTGGAGTAGCGGCTCAATCGAATGCAAATAATCGTCGAGATCGCCCATCTGCGTCTGCAGCTCAGATTACTTCCAGTGCTGCAGTTACCACTGCTGCTGTTCATCCTGTAATTAAACAGCCGGTCAATCTGCAACAGAAAGGGCTGGCTAAAGTCGCTGAAGCAGAGCCTATACCACAACCTCAAGAATCCAAGGGAATTTTTTTGGTGCAAGTAGCATCATTCAAGGTTCGTCAGGATGCTGAACATATGAAAGGCATGTTGATTCTAAAGGGATTTAATGTAAAAGTTGTTCCTGTTCAGGCGCGAGGTATTTGGTTTCGGGTGGTGGTGGGGCCTTATTCTAATCGTGCGCTGGCACAGAAAGCCCAGGAAACCCTGGCGAGGAATGAGCGACTGAGAGGCATGGTAACCAGTGCTGGGTGA
- the folB gene encoding dihydroneopterin aldolase, whose product MDTLNIKALSVATRIGVHAWEQRIDQQLLIDITISADFSGCEDSLVNTIDYDALCKTVTEFVQSTSFQLIESVANHVALLIKQEFEVDQVTVKVSKPHAIKNAGTIQVMVNR is encoded by the coding sequence ATGGATACTTTAAATATTAAAGCTCTCAGTGTAGCTACCAGAATTGGAGTGCATGCCTGGGAGCAACGTATTGATCAACAATTACTAATAGACATTACCATCTCAGCTGATTTCAGCGGCTGCGAGGATAGCTTGGTGAATACGATAGATTATGACGCGCTGTGCAAAACCGTAACTGAATTTGTGCAATCAACATCTTTTCAACTCATCGAGTCTGTAGCAAATCATGTTGCACTTTTGATTAAACAAGAGTTTGAAGTAGATCAGGTTACTGTGAAAGTAAGTAAGCCGCACGCAATTAAAAATGCGGGCACTATTCAAGTTATGGTTAATCGGTAG
- the argS gene encoding arginine--tRNA ligase, whose amino-acid sequence MKHTIEHLLKQALDSLTKSGEIPGDLDVDIKVENARDPVHGDYASNLALILAKPCRQSPRKLAERLVQALPADAAVEKIEIAGAGFINFFMHSSARSLIVAEILNKGKDFGRSTLGQNQKVIIEFVSANPTGPLHVGHGRSAAFGATLSNVLRAAGYDVTLEYYVNDAGRQMNILAVSVWLRYLELAGVSVVFPANAYKGQYVFEIAQELKSQYGTEYVHPWDSITSGLPDDEPQGGDKEDYIDAMIDRSIIVLGKSGFAVFHQHALNTVLDDIKEDLLGFGVNFDSWFSEQSLFEDGSIQKGIQALKDGGHTFEQEGALWFRATDFGDEKDRVLVRANGQTTYFASDVAYHWNKYERGYHRVIDIFGADHHGYVTRVRSAVTALGHDEKALDVLLVQFAILYRGAERVQMSTRSGSFVTLRELRHEVGNDAARFFYVARKPEQHMDFDLDLAKSESSDNPVYYIQYAHARICSVLRQLKERGLLWDKDMGLKHIDLLDQQHETALITLICRYPEIVEASASVCEPHQLAYYLRELANGLHSYYNAVQLLCEQEQIRSARLCLLQAVRQVLNNGLNLLGVSAPESM is encoded by the coding sequence ATGAAACATACAATAGAACATCTTTTAAAACAGGCTTTAGACTCCTTAACAAAATCAGGCGAAATCCCTGGCGATTTAGATGTTGATATTAAAGTCGAGAATGCAAGAGATCCTGTTCATGGTGATTATGCAAGTAACCTTGCGTTGATCTTAGCCAAACCATGCCGACAATCGCCACGAAAATTAGCTGAAAGGTTAGTACAGGCATTGCCTGCAGATGCGGCAGTGGAAAAAATAGAGATAGCGGGTGCCGGATTCATTAATTTTTTTATGCACAGTAGTGCTCGATCATTAATTGTCGCTGAGATTCTTAACAAAGGTAAGGATTTTGGTCGTTCTACTTTAGGTCAAAATCAGAAAGTTATAATCGAATTTGTTTCAGCAAATCCAACAGGACCTCTTCATGTAGGCCATGGTAGAAGTGCTGCTTTTGGTGCTACCTTGAGTAATGTTTTAAGAGCGGCTGGTTACGATGTGACCTTGGAATATTATGTCAATGATGCAGGGCGGCAAATGAATATTCTTGCTGTCAGTGTCTGGTTACGCTATTTGGAGTTAGCTGGTGTTTCTGTTGTTTTTCCAGCAAATGCTTATAAAGGCCAATATGTTTTTGAAATAGCTCAAGAGCTGAAGTCTCAGTACGGCACTGAGTATGTTCATCCCTGGGATTCGATTACTTCAGGATTACCTGATGATGAACCGCAAGGTGGTGACAAAGAGGACTATATTGATGCAATGATAGACCGCTCCATTATTGTGCTGGGTAAATCAGGTTTTGCTGTATTTCATCAGCATGCTTTAAATACGGTTTTGGATGATATTAAAGAAGATCTGCTTGGCTTTGGCGTGAATTTTGACAGTTGGTTTTCTGAACAATCGTTATTCGAAGACGGTTCTATTCAAAAAGGAATCCAGGCACTCAAAGACGGAGGACATACCTTTGAGCAGGAGGGCGCTCTTTGGTTTAGGGCAACTGATTTTGGTGATGAAAAGGATAGAGTTCTGGTCCGAGCCAATGGTCAAACTACTTATTTTGCCTCGGATGTTGCCTACCATTGGAATAAGTATGAACGAGGCTATCATCGGGTAATTGACATATTTGGTGCTGATCACCACGGTTATGTAACCCGTGTCCGTTCTGCAGTCACCGCTTTGGGGCATGATGAAAAAGCTTTAGATGTATTACTGGTCCAGTTTGCCATTCTTTATAGAGGCGCTGAGCGAGTACAAATGTCTACTCGCAGTGGTTCTTTTGTGACCTTAAGAGAGTTACGTCATGAAGTAGGTAATGATGCCGCACGATTTTTTTATGTGGCACGTAAGCCAGAACAGCATATGGATTTTGATTTGGATTTAGCCAAATCTGAGTCAAGTGATAACCCGGTGTATTACATCCAATATGCCCATGCCCGTATATGTAGTGTTTTAAGGCAATTGAAGGAAAGAGGTTTGCTTTGGGATAAAGATATGGGTCTTAAGCACATTGATTTATTAGACCAACAACATGAAACCGCTTTAATTACCTTAATTTGCCGTTATCCCGAAATCGTAGAAGCTTCAGCCTCTGTTTGTGAGCCTCACCAGTTAGCATACTATCTAAGAGAGCTAGCTAATGGGTTACACAGCTACTATAATGCGGTTCAGCTTTTATGTGAACAAGAGCAAATTCGAAGTGCACGTTTATGCTTGTTACAAGCTGTTCGGCAAGTATTGAATAATGGTTTGAATTTATTAGGTGTATCAGCTCCTGAGAGTATGTAA